The region AAGTCCCTTGGGAAAGGGCTTAGTAAATGTGTGACAAAGAACTTCCCCATCCTTGCCCAGTATATAAATGTAAGTGATCAGATGCTGTCTTTCGCGCAGAGTGGCTTCTTCAAAAGCAAGACTGAGCAATCTGGGATAATCCTTATCCAGAATGTAACCGCCTCCGCGCTCAGCGATGGAATAAGCAATGGCCACCCCGCGCAGTTCCAGTTCCTTGGTCAGGGAAGAGACTAAAATCCAGCGGGCCAGCAAGGCGATGACAGCACTGATGATCAGGATAACCCCTAGAGTTGAGAAAAAGATCTTATTCTTGAGAGTCAGCCCGGAAAAACGTTCCATGAGCTTCTCTTTTGAAACAGAAATCATTTTGTGACCCTCTGTTTCAAAAGACCCCAATCACTGATCAACTCAAATTTTCCATTCCTGAAACGGGTAAAATACACCTTATCCATACCCTGATGGTCCATCGCACCATACGAAACGGTGACCCCCGGAGCTATCTCATATTTGTTCATGGATTCAATGGCCTTGATAAAACCATTACGGCTGAGCTCCCGGCCGCTGCGTTGTAGACCCTCTACAAGTATGCGGGCATTGAAAAACCCCTCCAGCCCTACAAGGCTGGGACTATCCTCTGGGTAATATTTATCAAGCAGTCTGATGTAGTCAGAGGCCTCGGACTCCGCAAGGTCATTATCATCGGCAAAAGGCGGAACCACCTGCGACATGATAATCAGTTCATCCTGAAAATTAAGTTTACGCGCAAATTCACGCGCCCCCATGAATGATACAGTATAGTAAACCGGGCTGATTCCTTCCCGTTGCAGACTGTTCATAAACTTTATACACGGTCCGCTGGTACCGATCATGAAAACTGCTTCGGCTCCGGAATCCTTTATGCGCGCCACTCCCTCGCTCACGTCAAGAGAACCTCTGGTATAGGAGCCCCTTGCCACCGGTTCAAGGCCGTAATCTTTCATGGCCAGCTCAGTACCGGTCAAACCATCAAAACCGAATGCGTCATACTGGTAAAAAACTGCTATTTTTTTAATACCGAGATCTTCAACCATATGACGCACGGCCTCTCTTGTTTCCTGATAGTAGGAGGGCCGGATATTAATTACATAACGGCTGAACGGTTTTCGCAGGGCGTCCGCCCCGGTGAACATACCAAGCAGGGGGATACGGGCATCAGTCACCAGCGGCAGAACCTCTACGGTAGTAGGAGTTCCCACATAGCAGAACAGAGCGAATATCTTATCCTCAATGATCAGTTTCTGTGTATTTATCAGACATTTCGGAGGATCATAAGAATCATCATAAGCAACCACTTCCACCGTCCGGCCGTGTACACCGCCGTTAGCATTAACATAGCTCAGGTAAGCCAGTGCCCCATGCAGGGTCTGAGTTCCCAGATAACTGGCATGGCCTTCAAGGGCCAACGAAGACCCCAGAACTACTTTATCAGCATAAATTCCGGCGTTTTCGTTTTCCTCAACCTCAATGGATACGGTGCTGTCGCACGCATACAGCAACAGAAGCAGGATCAAAAATAATATTTTCTTCATAAATCAGATCTAGTGTTCAGGATGGTTCAGACTCATGGCCATAACCGCCTGTCCCTTAAAGAGAGAACTCCGTTTACGTGGCGGAACCTTCAGGCTACGCAAGAATTGAAAACTCAACCGGGTCATCCCCCGGCCCATGGCCCGGGCTGCACGCACCTCAGCATAAATAAGGTGCGGCTGAAAAACCTTACGGCCAGGGTTATAGATCAACATGCACAAAATGACTTTATTATTACGGGCAATTACATTGCCCCCCTTGCGAACCACGGCAGTAAGCGCGATACCGCCTTTTGATATATCGAGCACCTGCTCTGCGGATGGATTGGGAATTCTGAATTTACGATTATCGATGAGCACATCCGGTTCGGATTTATCCAGAATATAATCCAGATCGTAATCGTCCGACTCAAGCTGCCAGATTTTAATCTTGATGTAGCGCTGGTCCGCAACCTTGCGCCGGGCAAAAACTCTTCTCTTGATAAAACCGAAAGATGAGCGGCGAGTTATGACCATTCCTTTTTCATCAGATTTACTCTTTACCTGACCGATGAAGGCATTAACTTTCTTTTCGCCCCGCAGCATTTCAGAGAATATGCATTTTACCTGAGTGCCGGGATCAATGAATTCTCCACTAACCAAATCCTTAAAAGTAACCACCACATCGAGACCTTCAATCCCGCTGACGTTAACCACGGCCGCAAGAGAACGCTGACCGGAGCGCTCGACCAATACGTCCAGCTGCATTTTACTCATGACCAGCTTATTTAGGATATCTTCATCGCTGGAAACCTTCCACGGTTCGTTTCCGGCAGAGATATTCCGCGCGACTCTCCTCACATGCTTTTCTTTGTCATTCAGTTCCTGATAATCAATTTTTAAACCGAAAGGAGTATTTTTCAGCAACGTGTAAATAAATTTTCTCCAGCTGTATTTTTTCACCCAGTAGCAGAACAACAGCACCAGAATACCTGCAGCCAAAAACACAAAAAAGATTTTAACTTCTCCGGGCATGGGAGGCAGGCCGTGGAAAGTATCCTGGATAGTCCCCAGAAATTTTGAGTCTACTTTCGACTGTATCATAAGAACGTTTTTACTGTAAAAATTAAGAGCAACTTCACCAACCTTGCGGCGTACAGGCTCAGTTCAAAATAATAAATCAAAACAAGAAAAGAACAATCTATGGGACAACTATACTCTTATTGTGAATAAGGATATACACTACATTTTATAAAATTATTTAATTATTTTTTTCATAAACTACCTCTTGCCGAGGTCGAATACAATATGTAAATATGATTTCAGTTTGGTAGCAAAGGAGGAAGGTTTATGGTCGGAAAAATTCTAGTTGTGGATGATGAAGTACACATCCGGATGCTTCTAGAGCAGACTTTGGAAGAACTTGAAGACGATTTCGACGTCGAGTTGCTGTCAGCTGAAAATGGGGAAGAAGGGTTGGACTGTATTCGCGAAGAACGTCCGAATCTGGTTTTTCTGGATATCATGATGCCGTACATGAACGGCTATGAAGTCTGTCAGGCTGTCCGCGAGGATGAAGAACTTTCAAATGTAACAATCATACTCCTGACTGCAAAAGGACAGGAGGCTGACCGTAAACACGGCCTCGAACTCGGAGCCGAACGTTACATGACCAAACCTTTCGATCCAGACGAAATTCTTGAGGTAGCCAAATCAATTCTGAACATAAAGGACTGATGAACCCCACATGAATGCAGGACTGAATCCGGAAATAAATCTAAAAAGAATTATTAAGCCCAAAAAGCTGAAATCCTTCTTACAAAAAGCGCTGCCGCTACTCCCCGAAGACTCGGTTCTCTGCGTCTATTGTGATGAGTTTCCTATTTTCTGTGATGAGCCCGTAAGCCATTCCTTTGCAGAAACAATCCACAGCCCTATCAAGACACCGACCGGTGCGAATCTCCACCTCGGCACTTTCATTCACAACCGTGCAGAACTTTCAGGTCCGCAACAGAATCACATCAGGTCCATACTGGAATTTACCGCCTTTTCCATCTCAAATTATATTGAATCCGAAACCGCCAGAAGGTTGATCGGGGAAGAAACCTTATCCAAATACAGGGAACTCGCCCTCCTGCACCGCTCCATAGTGGAACTGAACAATTCCCTGAGACTGAAAGATGTAATTACCGCCCTTACCAACGAATGCAAAACTTCAGCATTACCAGCTGAAATGGGTGCGGTTTTCCTGCCGGAAGAAGAAGGATTCACAATATTTGAAAGTTTCGGCAATGTATCCACAGATGAATTGAAAAATCTTGTGGAGTGCGCACTTTTCAAAGACATCATCTCCAGCCTGCGCGGCGAAATAATTAACGATGTCAGCAAAGATAAACGCTGTCAGGGTAAATTATACGGCAAAATCCGCTCCATGCTGATCATGCCCATTCCATCGCCCAATGTCTGTGAGGGAGTCCTGGTGCTGACCTCACCCGAAACAAACGCTTTCAACGCGGCCAATCTTAAGCACGTTGGCACCCTCTCATCAGTTGCCGGAATTTCCATCAGTAACGCATACAATTTTGAATCCATACGAGTGCTTATGGATGCACTTCTCAAGGCACTGGCGGAAGCAATCGACGCAAGGGATCCCTTCACCGCCGGCCACTCAGAAAGAGTCGCGTATCTCGGAGTTTCATTTGCGAGACAGATTTCGCAGGATAATGAAAAATTTCAGGACATAAATTTTACTGATGAACAGCTCAGGGAAATTTTCTATTCCGGCATTCTGCATGATATCGGCAAAATAGGCATCAAGGAAGAAGTCCTGACCAAGAAAACCCGGCTGCCCAAATCCATGATTGATGTAATCGGCATGCGCTTAAAACTTTTCGGCATCCACCACATGCATGCGTGGGAAGATGATTATAAACGCCTCAAACGCATCAACTCGTCTTTAAGCCCGAATAAAGAAGACCTTGATTTTGTTGATTCCATGAGTTTCATAAATTTTAAGGTAAACGGCTCCACCATCCACATGCTGCAACCGGAGGAACGGGAGTGCCTGACCGTACAACAAGGAAACCTGACCGATGAAGAACGCATGGAAATAGAACGACATCCGGCAGAAAGTAAAAGAATCCTTGAACACATTCCCTTTCAGGACGATCTTTCCCAACTGCTGACTATTATCGGTCAGCATCATGAAAGAATGGACGGTTCCGGCTATCCGGAAGGCATAACCGGTGAACGAATTCTTATCCAGAGCCGCATTCTGTCTATTGTGGACATCTATGATGCAATAACTCAGGAAAGACATTACAAACCCGCAACCCCAAAAGAAAGAGCTCTGAAAATCCTTGATCTTGAAGCCGGAGAAGGCAAGCTGGACCGGGATTTGGTAGACCTGTTCATTAATAATATTTCTGAAATCGAAGCTGGAGCCGAGTCAATCGATCTTGATCGTCCGGTCTCTACGAGGTTCTGTAAAATACCAAACTACAATATGAATTAACTTACCCCGGACAATTATCCCGGAGTATTTTTTTTGTCCGCAACCAGCCAGAAGATTCAGTGGGAAAAGGGAATCCCAAGGCTGCAAACTCTTGGAATTTCCGGTATGAATAAAACCTTATCCGCCATCGTTATATTTCTACTCACAGTAACCTTGTTCTGCTCCTCTGCAGAGGCCAGGCCTCAAAAGCCTTTCCTGCTCGGAATGTCTGCAGCCTTTACCGGACACAGCAAAGCGCTGGGAATCGAACTTTATCGAGGGGCACAAGCTTACTTTGATAAGGTTAATGAACAGGGAGGAATCAACGGGCGCAAAATTGTTATCAAATTCATGGATGACGGATACAACCCCGAGCCGGCTATCCGCAATACTATCAAATTTGTCAAGATAGACAAAGTAGACTGCCTTTTCAGTTATGTGGGCACTCCCACAGTTACCCGGGTTCTTCCAGTCATCAAACATTTCAACTCCAACAAACCGGAATACCTGTTCTTCCCCTTTACCGGTGCCCAGCCGCAACGGGAATTTCCATATGAAGAGTATGTATTCAACCTGCGGGCATCATATCGGCAGGAAACATGGGGACTGGTCCATAATCTTTATATGATAGGACGTAAACGCATAGCCGTGCTTTATCAGGCCGATGCATACGGAAGAAGCGGTTGGGACGGAATCCGCAAGGCATTAACGGAAAAAGGCTTAAATATTGTTGCTGAATCAACGTACAGACGGGGTGCTGCCTTTAAAGATTCGATGAAGAGGCAGGTAGAAATAATCAAAAAAGGCAAACCGGATGCCGTTATTTCGGTAGGGACATATGAGGCCTGCGCGGCTTTTATCCGCGATATGCGTGACGCAGGGCTAAATATACCGATCTGCAATCTTTCATTCGTGGGCAGCGAAAACATGCTTGAGCTGCTGTCCAAGCTTAATAAAGATACGGGCAAGGATTATTGCGCCGACCTGATCAATGCCCAGACCGTCCCCAGTTATGAAGACACCAGCCTTCCGGCTGTCCGGGAATACAGGGAGGCCATGGCCGAAGACCCACAGCTACCGGCAGGATTCGGCAAAGGCTACCAGCCCCTTAAATATAGTTTCAGCAGCTTTGAAGGCTTTCTCAATGCCAAGGTCATGACCCAGATTCTGAAACGGGTTTCCGAGCCTCAATACAGGGGGAACATCCAAGCTGCGACTCTGTCCATCCGCAATCTGGATATTGGGATCGGTACTGATATCAATTTCGGACGCGGCAGGCATCAGGGAATGGACGAGGTTTACTACTCCACTGTTTCCCATGGAAAATTCGTACCCCTCAATGATTGGAGGAGGTGGAGCAAATGAAAATGTCAAAAATTTTCCAGAAAACTCTGCTCCTGAACTTTGTTCTCTTCGGTGTTATTTCCACTTCCATGTCTCTGGTCTCTGCTCTGACCCTGCATGACCATATGGTGGCCGAATACATCAGTAAAGGTAAAGCCATCGCCAGCAGTATTGCCAGCTCAAGCGTGGAAATTCTGCTCAACAGAGACGCATCTACCATCCAGTCCATGATCAACCAGTTCAAAGACAGCGATGGAGCTGCCTATGTATATGTTCAGGATTCCAACGGAGAGATTATATCGCATACTTTTGTGCCCGAGGTTCCCGAAATACTAAGCGGAACCAGCATTCGTCCTGAATCGATTTCCATCCGTGAATTGGACATTCCCGAAACCGGTGAAGTAATCGATATTACCAAACCAATTCTTGCGGGTATGGCCGGTTATGTCCATGTGGGTATGGACAAGGAAATAATCAACAAATATGTCTGGGCGGCCATCGCCAAACTTCAGGTGGTCATGTTTTTCATATTCTGGGGCAGTGTCTTCATCCTTTATATGATGGTCAAACGCATTTCAGAGCCGCTCAACCAACTCACGGAATACGCAAAAAAGCTATCGGATCACGACTTTACTGCTGACATCGAGATCACTTCCAAAGAT is a window of Maridesulfovibrio sp. DNA encoding:
- a CDS encoding ABC transporter substrate-binding protein, with the protein product MSATSQKIQWEKGIPRLQTLGISGMNKTLSAIVIFLLTVTLFCSSAEARPQKPFLLGMSAAFTGHSKALGIELYRGAQAYFDKVNEQGGINGRKIVIKFMDDGYNPEPAIRNTIKFVKIDKVDCLFSYVGTPTVTRVLPVIKHFNSNKPEYLFFPFTGAQPQREFPYEEYVFNLRASYRQETWGLVHNLYMIGRKRIAVLYQADAYGRSGWDGIRKALTEKGLNIVAESTYRRGAAFKDSMKRQVEIIKKGKPDAVISVGTYEACAAFIRDMRDAGLNIPICNLSFVGSENMLELLSKLNKDTGKDYCADLINAQTVPSYEDTSLPAVREYREAMAEDPQLPAGFGKGYQPLKYSFSSFEGFLNAKVMTQILKRVSEPQYRGNIQAATLSIRNLDIGIGTDINFGRGRHQGMDEVYYSTVSHGKFVPLNDWRRWSK
- a CDS encoding response regulator, with protein sequence MVGKILVVDDEVHIRMLLEQTLEELEDDFDVELLSAENGEEGLDCIREERPNLVFLDIMMPYMNGYEVCQAVREDEELSNVTIILLTAKGQEADRKHGLELGAERYMTKPFDPDEILEVAKSILNIKD
- a CDS encoding HD domain-containing phosphohydrolase — its product is MNAGLNPEINLKRIIKPKKLKSFLQKALPLLPEDSVLCVYCDEFPIFCDEPVSHSFAETIHSPIKTPTGANLHLGTFIHNRAELSGPQQNHIRSILEFTAFSISNYIESETARRLIGEETLSKYRELALLHRSIVELNNSLRLKDVITALTNECKTSALPAEMGAVFLPEEEGFTIFESFGNVSTDELKNLVECALFKDIISSLRGEIINDVSKDKRCQGKLYGKIRSMLIMPIPSPNVCEGVLVLTSPETNAFNAANLKHVGTLSSVAGISISNAYNFESIRVLMDALLKALAEAIDARDPFTAGHSERVAYLGVSFARQISQDNEKFQDINFTDEQLREIFYSGILHDIGKIGIKEEVLTKKTRLPKSMIDVIGMRLKLFGIHHMHAWEDDYKRLKRINSSLSPNKEDLDFVDSMSFINFKVNGSTIHMLQPEERECLTVQQGNLTDEERMEIERHPAESKRILEHIPFQDDLSQLLTIIGQHHERMDGSGYPEGITGERILIQSRILSIVDIYDAITQERHYKPATPKERALKILDLEAGEGKLDRDLVDLFINNISEIEAGAESIDLDRPVSTRFCKIPNYNMN
- a CDS encoding ABC transporter substrate-binding protein → MKKILFLILLLLLYACDSTVSIEVEENENAGIYADKVVLGSSLALEGHASYLGTQTLHGALAYLSYVNANGGVHGRTVEVVAYDDSYDPPKCLINTQKLIIEDKIFALFCYVGTPTTVEVLPLVTDARIPLLGMFTGADALRKPFSRYVINIRPSYYQETREAVRHMVEDLGIKKIAVFYQYDAFGFDGLTGTELAMKDYGLEPVARGSYTRGSLDVSEGVARIKDSGAEAVFMIGTSGPCIKFMNSLQREGISPVYYTVSFMGAREFARKLNFQDELIIMSQVVPPFADDNDLAESEASDYIRLLDKYYPEDSPSLVGLEGFFNARILVEGLQRSGRELSRNGFIKAIESMNKYEIAPGVTVSYGAMDHQGMDKVYFTRFRNGKFELISDWGLLKQRVTK